The genomic segment agaaaagcgaTTCCTCGTGACCTCTTCGGTTCCTTGCgtcttttcatcttttcttttgtttttgtaaaggcATGCCACAGCTTGTTAGCGATGTCTTCAGAAATACCTGTCTGACGACGCAAACGCTGTAGTAATTTGAGACAGACTTAACGCCCTAGgctatgtatatttttttcacatacaAATAGAGCGTCATATTACATTCTTTATCTTAACTTATTTGTAAATGAATGTTATAACGATTTCTACTGAAGTTTACCTACCTACAGGCCAATCGAAGCTATTTGACTACAGTAAGCCGCTCCACTATAATCTTCCCGCAGGCTGAGCATTTACATGTGGGAAATGTAGCTATGACATAATGGTAAGATATAAGCAGATATAAGCTTTGTCTCATTTACTCCTTCGCTTTCAAAGACTCCACGCTGACGATCATATAGGTCACGTTTTTGCTCTTTACAGAGTAACAACACTTTTTACTGCATCATTGCTCTTATATCTACGTTGTACTGTCGCTCCTATTCCCTACAGGACAGACGAAATTTCGTCACCACCGTGTTCGAAACATATTGCACACTCGAATATTACTGAACGGGTTGGCCTCGCGTCAGCGAAACTACCTGTTCATTAGGTGCAGCCTACGTGTTCAtggtgtttgcatgtatgtattaaTAGGTAATATACTGGGTAATATATTGTCGGGCTGCTTCACAATGTTTCATCTAGGCCGTTGAATAACTTGGATATATGAAATATAGTTTTATAATAAAGATCTTAAAGTTTGTCATGTTCTTAAATAAGTGTATAAACAAATTGGCCTCTCGTTCTCTTTTTTACCAGTCGTAATAGGTCACCCTTATGGCGGTCCTGTGCAATATGGCGCATCAGGACATTTTCATAAAGCGGATTGACTGGAAAAAGTCGCCCCTTGTCATGTCAGCGAAACTACTTGTACATTAAGTACAGCTTACGTTTTACTGGTGCTTGCCTTAtgcttatattttattattttgccacgcaatatatatatatatattaatgggTAATATGTGGCCAGGCTACTTCACAATGTTTtcaatctttaaaaatataaaagaccGTGCAGAAACCTTTCTGAAGGAGAAGAACTGTATAACAGATTGTCTCAGCAAATCTGAAGATAAAACCGGAATTAAGAAACGTTATCTTGCAGTGGGTAAgttataattttaattttgcaaTAGTTTAACAAATAAATTAGACCTGATTTTAATATCCAAACAAATTAATACGAGAGGCTTAGAACGAGGCAAGACAACAGCCCTAATCCTTTGGGTAACAGGTGGGATTTGGTACTGCCAGGGCGTCTTTATTCTTGTGTTCCGTCAgtgacagaaaataaatattaaactacttttttttaattatgtaacGTTTTTGTTAGGCAttatgtttctctctccacatttcCCGCGTCCCATAACTGTTGTATAGGATATCTCCGTGGAAAAGGCGCATTGTTCACGAATTCTACAGACTTTCCCCCTTCAGTTATCCACTGTTGGGTTTTTCGTGATTTGCCGGAGAGCTCTCTGATTTACTATCATTTCCCAGCCTCATCATGCTCTGCCTTACTGGATTTGACAATTATTGGATGTTTGGGTTGTTGGGAGACAAACTCGACAGCCCACAGATGCAAACATCTCATTCAAAATTGACATTAGGCCTTTTAATTCTCTTGGGCATAAACTAATATTGACACCCATTAGGCTAACTAGGAGCCAGTTCTCCACTTGTTGTGTAAAACTGGCAATTTACAGTATGTCTAATTGGGATCTACAGTACATATACTGGGAGTTTACATTATGTGTACTGGGGATCTACTGTAAATATACTTGGAGTCTACAGTATGTGTACTGGGGATCTACTATAAATATACTGGGAATCTACAGTATGTGTACTGGGGATCTACAGTAAATATGCTGAGAGTCTACAGGTATGTGTACTGGGGATCTACAGTAAATATGCTGAGAGTCTACAGGTATGTGTACTGGGGATCTACAGTAAATATGCCGGGAGTCTACAGTATGTGTACTGGGATCTACTGTAAATATACTGGGAGTCTACAGTATGTGTACTGGGGATCTACAGTAAATATGCTGGGAGTCTACAGTATATGTATGCTTTGTTTCTGACAATCCTTTGAACCTCatagtcattttttttttcattagtgACTCACTGCAAACATAATGCTCTGGAATACAGAGCCCAAAATAAACCCACTTTTTACTTGCAGGCTGCATTGTATACGATTTATGGTATGTGTAATACATTACACCTCGGCACTGTACACAGGCCCATTTGACATCTatcattatttgtttgttattattactatgaAAATTCAATAAAGAAATAGCAGTTTGTACATTACACCACACATGTCTTGTGTTTACAGGTGCTGTCTCTATAATGGGACTGTATTTATTGTTTGGATATGGAGCCTCCTGCTCTGCAACTTGATTGGCTTTGCCTATCCTGTATATTTCTCGTAGGTGTGATAATTCTTATGAGCTGCTTTCAGTTGATTCAAGGTCAATAATTACTCTAATTAGTAGTCAGTATAAACCAACATTAAACTGCCAGTCTCATGTTTTGTTCCTGCTTTGTTTTGAATCTCTGTTCTAGTATTAAGGCTATTGAAAGTCCAAACAAAGAAGAGGACACGCAGTGGCTTACATATTGGGTTGTCTATGGATTCTTCGGCATATCAGAGTTCTTCTCTGACATCTTTCTTTTCTGGTTCCCTTTTTACTATGTATTCAAAgtaggtgtgttttgtgtgcagttTCACTGGGTCACATGCCTTCACATATTATTTAAACTAGGAGGATTTGTCAAAATCTCTATGTCTAAATGTTTCAAAGCTTTGTCTGTTGCCATTATATGCAAACCAACTAGATTTGTAGTACATTATTTGTTGTTTGATGCAGGTCTTTTATTTTCCTTGCAATATTCTTCCCATCACCCATCTCTATATCCTTTCATATATCCATGGGGCCAGTGCCTGTTCTTGTTGTGGTGCATGGCCCCGTTCTCCTGGAATGGCTCTCGGGTGCTGTATCTTCGCTTTGTGCGGCCGTTTTTCCTCAAGTATGAGTCCGCTGTGGACAGCGTGTTTAGTGATTTGAGTGGGAGGGCTGTTACAGCTGCAGAGATGGTCACAAGAGAGGGTAGGTGATTGGTTGCTTTGGTAACAACAAGGATGATTGAAGCTCCTCTGTTGTGTTTCTCATTTACACATTGTGATGTTTGCTGTATTTATCAGGGTGTCCAATATTACAGAATGTCTCTCTAATTCTGACCTTTATTTTATGTTCACTTATGTTTATctaagcacaaaaacaaactaatgtGATTGTTTTATACAGACTCATACATTGCAATTATATACAATACATTACAGattaaaggctaagcaccatCTTGAAGGTATGAAGGTGATACACAAAGAATGAAAGTGTTAAACAAAGAAATACAGCGAAAGCTGAGTTTCTAACCGAGTTTCTTATCGATTTTTACAAACTCAAagaatatgtattaaaaattaGTTGTTTTACCTCGCCCGCTGTCTCCGGAATCTGTCATAAACGTAATCCGTGTGACGTAGATGGTGGACCACAACTCAAAAAGTTGAATTGTAGGTGATACAATATGACAAAAAGgtgtgttgtctttggctgAAATAATCCAATGTACAGTGGAAACCCCATGCATAAATGGCCAAAATatctcaaaatattttaaaaaaaaaagaacaaaattttAACTTGTCAACTTTAAAAGGGCACATTGGAAAGGGCCACCCACTTACTCCATTATCTGTAGAGCTGAAGATTACCACAACTATGGGATGTGGAAAGCCGTGCTCAAATGATGACTTGATCTTAAGACTGCTGCTTTTCCAACAATATGGGCATGGAAAGACACTAAAGAGAGGTGTTCAAGATCCTCTGTGTGCATGGAATTAAACAGGGTAAGTACAATTATTTTGGccattttatttgacattagctaacattagctagccttgctggctagctaggttagtagCTAACTGTCAGCCCCACTCACCTCTAATGTCACTACTgattcatcatcttcatcaaatTCAAAAACATCTTTGGAATATGAAGAACAAGGAATGTAAAATTTGCAGTCCAGGTCAATCATAATCGTGTTTGATTATGGCCTTGTTCACTGTTGTCCACCAGTGACGTCACTCGGCAACTTTCTAGAATTTCCAGAGCGTCATCACATTTTCCCATCAATTTActtgaatttgtcatttttaaagaaatgtacatgttattttcattttaattcacatatacACTTTTGCAGTAGCTAAGATAATGTGAAATCATCAGGGAGGTTCATTAGGTGGTTCTTAGCCTTTAACTGTTTTATTAGGCTACTGCAAGGCTAAACTGAGTGGGAATCATGTTATTTATTACAGGCAAGAAACAGAAGAGTGAACAAGGCACTGATTCAAAAAGGCCATATTCTGCCCAACTATACTTTTACCACTATACGAACTACACACGTGTCCCAGTGGTCCAGATTCACACTCACTACCCAATAGCACCACCTGACAGCTATGCTCGTTGACAAGTTTACATGGCTaaatacagtggtgtttatAAGGTATCTCTTAGGTAttcctttttatattaatgATAGAGCATAACCTGTGTGTTGCCATGTGCCATTTGTCAGGCCCAGTGTACCCTTTTCAACATACAAATATTTGGTTGGCAGACCATTCTCAATACTGCACTTGCACTCACATTGTACTGACACCATTAGTGTATCAGCAACGTTGCTGTAGTATTTATACATGTCATGTCTCTGTTGGGTTGAGTGTGGTCTGTCCCCACTAACCATGGTCCTGTAGTCAGACACTCACCAGAACTGGGGGGCTGCCTAGCACAAACTGCATGTCACTATAGTCATTCAGAGCTTCCTGGAAAGGGCCTACAGTGGTTTTGTTAGCACACTAGTGATCCAGATAGATTGATAAGATAGATAGAATAAATAGACAGATtcaactttattgtcattgctcaGTACAGGTACAAGGCAACAAAATGCATTGAGCATCTACCATAAGTGCAAATATTAGCTTTTTGCAATTACAGTACAGATTGCAATAATAAGAGTGCAATAAATATGAGGAATATAAAGATGTATCTATGGACAgaatatacacaatataaatatctgtagttttatatacatattcacacatatacataaatatacataacaTACATAGAACTATGTTAAATGAAAGGAGTAGATTGTAAAAATATTAACTGAAAAAGCAGACAAAGGTTATTGATAGTTCATAGCATTGCACCATACAGTACAGCTAGGACAGAGCAGGTTGCCACAGGTATAAATGGAGATGTTTAAGGTTTTTTGTTGAGGTTATCCTCTTCCATTCTGAGGACCTGCCAGTGGGTCAAGGCTCAATTCCTCATCGTTGTGACTACATAACCTTCGTGTCAGTTTCAgtgtaattactgaataattcacaaaaGGTACTAAAAATTATGTGGATTAATAAGACTAATACCTAAGTAAAAACTCTGGAGTTAAATAGGGTAAGCTGTTGCAGTTTAGATTTTCTTATAGTGTGCTACACATTGCCTTTAATTTGTTCTCACCTTAGACTGTTGTACTTGTCTTTTGTTAGTTCTTCAGACTTTGGCAAAAAACAGGGCCATTCACCCAGCTGAGCCACCTGCCAGAGAGCTCCCCAGTTCAGCTCCGGTATATAAACCACTCTGCCAATATAGCAGTATAATACAGCTACTCTGACATGTCAttactttgaaatattttgctttGGAAATGTTTTCCTCATCATATGTTGCATCATATGTTCTGCtcctttaacatttttaaaattttaaatgtgtttctctcttCAATACTATGCTTGCACTTTTAGAATGAACCCAGTGTAGACTAAATTGTAAGTACTCTGTAATCTTGCTCAGTAATCAGTAGATTAGATATTTTTGGCTGTTATGTATCCCATGTTTGATTTACATTTCACAGTCACACAGGTGGCTGTTTCCACTCATACCAAGGCTCAAAATGTGACTGATTGAATGTGCATATCTTCATCACCAGGACATCAGCCTGCAGTAGAAAACAAGCATATACAGTACCCATTCAAGACCCTACAAGAGGACTGATGTCATTCAATCGTGGCAGTGTAGATTCTATGCCACATTTGCTCACACGTTTTAATCTTTTACACTCACCAGCCAATTTATTGGAAATATATACCTGTGCTCACGTTATCATGCCTATCTTATTCATCCTCTTTATAAGTGTATAGCTACAGATCCTTTGCCATGCTTGGGTCAACAGACCATTGACCACTGATGAGGAGCTAAAGGATGCTTAATCTGAACTGCGTATTACAATTGTAGCCATAGGATTAGTTATATATTATCCTGTGCCATTAGAGCTGCATTAGGGCTTCACATAGGGACCTGCTTACTCTCTTCACCCCAGCCAAAAACAACACTGAGCTCTCTTTATATTCTCTTATATGAACCACATTCTCTATaacctctgtttttttttcatctactTTGCTATTTCTTTATGTTAcactattatttttttaaaattaatctgttgtttcttttccttcttgtttgtgttttatttatatgattatCTCCCATGGTTGTACaaccattattattatcatcataaTATGGACAATTATAATGTATACTTAATTATTTAAGTCTCAATGTTACTCAGTCGAGAGTTTTCAGGTTCAGTTTAAGCTGTATTTTTCtgacacattcatttttatttgtgatttcaTTATGCTGCACATACATTTTTGTGCTGTCTTTTTCTAGCTGTATGTTAGGTGAATATAAATATtggtatatatatttttgtaaggTGCATCATTACATTTTTCCAGTGCAGAAAATAGGGGATATTTTTTCTTACACTTTACTTTCATGAGACTTGAAAACGGCTTTAGCACTGCACTCATAGCCTGCATCTCTCCAAGCCAGGAGGTGGCAACGTGTGCAGTATAACGTGCGCCAGCAAGTCAGGCCGCGTCATGCGTTTTGCGCATAGCGAGCTACCGCTTTGAATTACAGTAATATTAGCTAAGATAGCTTATTTCCAAACGGTCGGGAGGATTTATTTTACGCGTGGTGTTTAAACACTGCCCAAAGTCATGAGTTCTCACGGCAAGGCGTGcactgaatttaaaaagaacTGGAGCCAGCTGTGAAACGGCTTTAGCTAATGCAAGGCTAACTGCTAACCTCGGTAGCTCGTAAAAAGACGAACATGGGAtccaaaggaaagaaaaggatgGTTCTGCCAACTCGACCTGATCCGCCGTCAGTGGAACAGATAATCGAAGATATACACCGTGCCTACGCCAATGATCCGGTCTTCAGTATTTTGCAAGATCCAGTAGTTTGCGACGAAGGTGatgtaggttagctaacctagctaatgaGAAAGTCTAACTGTACAGTAACATTTAAGTTAGTTGGCCAGCTGGTTAGGCTGTTTACCCCTCTTCACGTTTTCTTACTAGCGATATATCCCTTTAGATTTTGTGGGAAGAGATTCAGACTAGTTAAGATAGCGGTATTTCGTTAAAGCTTTTTGACAGACGGTGCACTCAGGAGGTTTACGGTTTTGTATGATGACCAAATAAGGTGTAAATCGTGTTCTAATTATGATCATCATGGTGATCGATACGGATAAGCTGCATCCAGCTATGCTAAAAATCAAGTTCAGGGAAACCCATTTTAATTTAGGACTATTCCATAGgtaattaatttgtgtgtatttgatcttttttcttACCTATAAGTATGTGATTTATTgaaatatttgtgatttttctttttaagcaaCATCTTAATTTAAGCAATGCAGCTAATTTTGGAGAACATTTTTATGACCTGAATTCCGTTATGTTTGCCTGTGAAAATActaacatgtaaaatgtaaactaatTTTCCAGAATTGAAAGAAAGCTCAAACAGTGAAGTGGAGGCCAGGTACTTGCAGAGCAGACGGTATCTGGAGCTGTGCGAGAGGCTACAGGAGGCCCGCGCTGACCTGGTGCGACGAAGAGAAGCGCTCATAACTGCTGGGGAGTCTTTAGAGCGTAGTGTGGCAGAGGTGAAGAGAAGCGCTATCTGAATGACCATTACTTGCGGTTGGGACAGTCCCACTTCTTGG from the Electrophorus electricus isolate fEleEle1 chromosome 26, fEleEle1.pri, whole genome shotgun sequence genome contains:
- the reep6 gene encoding LOW QUALITY PROTEIN: receptor expression-enhancing protein 6 (The sequence of the model RefSeq protein was modified relative to this genomic sequence to represent the inferred CDS: inserted 1 base in 1 codon), with the translated sequence MFSIFKNIKDRAETFLKEKNCITDCLSKSEDKTGIKKRYLAVGAVSIMGLYLLFGYGAXLLCNLIGFAYPVYFSIKAIESPNKEEDTQWLTYWVVYGFFGISEFFSDIFLFWFPFYYVFKCLFLLWCMAPFSWNGSRVLYLRFVRPFFLKYESAVDSVFSDLSGRAVTAAEMVTREVLQTLAKNRAIHPAEPPARELPSSAPVCLTQNTVHFIFMSH
- the c26h19orf25 gene encoding UPF0449 protein C19orf25 homolog, translating into MGSKGKKRMVLPTRPDPPSVEQIIEDIHRAYANDPVFSILQDPVVCDEELKESSNSEVEARYLQSRRYLELCERLQEARADLVRRREALITAGESLERSVAEVKRSAI